In Scomber japonicus isolate fScoJap1 chromosome 21, fScoJap1.pri, whole genome shotgun sequence, one DNA window encodes the following:
- the LOC128382104 gene encoding collectin-12-like → MKDDFADEEEVQSFGYKRFGIQEGTQCTKCKNEWALKTSIALLYVLCTLLTIAVAVLGYKVVQKVDSVSEGIANYGGKIRDVEAELKKLGKFHSSGVKSENTTTEIQGFKNNIWTLQRQLSAVEERIHSDQAKLSQLQNVGSNIQNNQDSIQGALSSNTATLRLVNGTLQSYDGIIGGLQEDTARLQRELQQQMKLQNEALLNIGSLNLTQAQQRGLIGALQRSVDDTSQAIQKMRNDFQSLEQTTRQTRSDSDWLRGKVENLQVMSSNASVLAKANSDSLEEVGSQITVMSNQLQNTSSLVETHDQSLREIMDQQRDFGNLTSTRFDRLEVRLDESEQSMDRVTGNISFTTQLLGAINLNLNDLRTCSETVGRHAEFLLNLNNSVTDVTIDAASLRSQQEDLAARVDKEVTNLSFVMEEMKLVDTKHSQLITNFTILQGPPGPRGPRGDKGPQGPSGQTGKKGEKGDKGPSGIPGPRGDQGFPGPPGLPGLKGLPGIPGGPGSKGSRGSGGRAGPSGAKGEPGTAGLPGRDGQPGPQGAQGPPGIRGAMGPAGEQGPRGLPGPVGAPGPAGPPGPPGYPVRGAAVPLGPVSLQDERTVAPTLWAPGCPPEWENYRDGCYFFSKDMDSFDEAKATCEVQSASLVIINDLEEQRWLKRQILGKGFFWMGLTDKGEENVWRWLDGTEPTFTKWKPGQPDNWGHGHDIGEDCAGLVHEGLWNDFFCEDRVGYICEKKMETPLFPSS, encoded by the exons GGATCCAGGAAGGCACCCAGTGCACCAAGTGTAAGAATGAATGGGCGCTGAAGACCTCCATCGCTCTGCTCTACGTGCTGTGTACTCTCCTCACCATCGCTGTCGCTGTGCTCGGATATAAAG TGGTGCAAAAAGTTGACAGTGTGTCTGAAGGAATTGCAAACTATGGAGGAAAGATAAGGGATGTTGAGGCTGAATTGAAAAAGCTTGGTAAGTTTCATTCATCT GGGGTGAAATCTGAGAACACCACCACAGAGATCCAGGGTTTTAAGAACAACATCTGGACTCTTCAGAGGCAGCTGTCTGCGGTGGAGGAACGCATCCACAGCGATCAAGCTAAGCTGAGTCAGCTTCAAAACGTTGGCTCAAACATCCAGAACAACCAGGACTCCATTCAGGGAGCGCTGAGTAGCAACACAGCCACTTTACGCCTTGTAAATGGCACCCTGCAGTCTTATGACGGCATCATTGGGGGTCTGCAGGAGGACACCGCCAGGCTGCAGAGAGAACTCCAACAGCAGATGAAACTTCAGAACGAGGCTCTGCTCAACATCGGCAGCCTGAACCTCACCCAGGCCCAGCAGAGAGGCCTCATCGGTGCTCTGCAGCGCTCCGTGGACGACACCAGCCAGGCCATTCAAAAAATGCGCAATGACTTTCAGAGCTTGGAGCAGACGACCCGACAGACGCGCTCCGATAGCGACTGGCTTCGAGGTAAAGTGGAGAACCTGCAGGTTATGTCTAGTAATGCCTCGGTTCTGGCAAAGGCCAACAGCGACAGCCTGGAGGAGGTGGGATCGCAGATTACTGTGATGTCCAACCAGCTCCAGAACACCAGCAGCCTGGTTGAAACTCACGACCAATCCCTGAGGGAGATTATGGACCAGCAGAGGGACTTTGGCAACCTCACGTCCACTCGGTTTGACCGTCTGGAGGTGCGGCTGGACGAGTCAGAGCAGAGTATGGACCGCGTGACCGGCAACATCAGCTTCACCACGCAGCTCCTGGGCGCCATCAACCTTAACCTGAACGATTTGCGCACTTGTTCTGAGACAGTCGGCCGTCACGCCGAGTTCTTGTTGAACCTCAACAACAGTGTGACAGATGTGACGATAGATGCCGCCAGTCTGAGGTCCCAGCAGGAAGATCTGGCAGCACGTGTGGACAAGGAGGTCACCAATCTGTCTTTTGTCATGGAGGAGATGAAGCTGGTCGACACCAAGCACTCACAACTAATAACCAACTTCACTATTTTACAAG GTCCTCCGGGTCCCAGAGGCCCGAGAGGGGACAAAGGACCTCAGGGACCATCTGGTCAAACTGGCaagaagggagagaaaggtGATAAGGGTCCATCGGGAATACCAGGTCCCAGAGGAGATCAGGGTTTCCCAGGACCACCAGGTTTACCAGGGTTAAAAGGATTGCCAGGCATCCCCGGCGGCCCCGGGTCCAAAGGCTCCAGAGGGTCAGGAGGCAGGGCCGGGCCTTCTGGTGCTAAAGGAGAGCCGGGTACTGCTGGTTTGCCTGGGAGAGACGGACAGCCTGGTCCTCAGGGGGCACAGGGCCCACCGGGTATCAGAGGCGCGATGGGGCCAGCTGGAGAGCAGGGACCAAGGGGACTGCCAGGACCAGTGGGGGCTCCGGGACCAGCAGGACCACCAGGACCACCAGGGTACCCTGTTCGGGGCGCAGCGGTACCTCTTGGCcctgtgtctctgcaggacGAGAGGACCGTAGCTCCGACACTTTGGGCTCCAG GCTGCCCTCCTGAGTGGGAAAACTACAGAGACGGCTGCTACTTCTTCTCCAAAGACATGGACAGTTTTGATGAAGCAAAGGCAACGTGTGAAGTGCAATCGGCTTCACTGGTGATCATCAATGATCTGGAGGAACAG AGATGGCTGAAGAGGCAGATCCTTGGAAAGGGTTTCTTCTGGATGGGTCTGACCGACAAAGGAGAGGAGAATGTGTGGCGATGGCTGGATGGGACTGAACCTACTTTCAC GAAGTGGAAACCCGGTCAGCCTGACAACTGGGGCCATGGGCATGACATAGGAGAGGACTGTGCGGGTCTCGTCCACGAAGGGTTATGGAACGATTTCTTCTGTGAAGATCGCGTAGGCTACATCTGTGAGAAGAAAATGGAGACCC CATTATTCCCAAGCTCATAG